Proteins from one Embleya scabrispora genomic window:
- a CDS encoding nucleotide pyrophosphohydrolase produces the protein MDTTPPAGSDLAELTAAIAAFSAERHWQPFHTPKNLVMALSVEASELVEIFQWLTPEQADDVMSDPDRGEHVREEIADVLSYLLSLANRLGIDPAQALRDKMVKNAIKYPAGAPGL, from the coding sequence ATGGACACCACTCCCCCGGCCGGCTCCGACCTTGCCGAACTGACCGCCGCGATCGCCGCGTTCTCCGCCGAGCGGCACTGGCAGCCCTTCCACACCCCGAAGAACCTGGTGATGGCGCTCAGCGTGGAGGCCTCGGAACTGGTGGAGATCTTCCAGTGGCTGACCCCCGAACAGGCCGACGACGTGATGTCGGATCCGGACCGGGGCGAACACGTCCGCGAGGAGATCGCCGACGTCCTGTCCTATCTGCTGAGCCTGGCGAACCGCCTCGGCATCGACCCGGCCCAGGCCCTGCGCGACAAGATGGTGAAGAACGCGATCAAGTATCCGGCGGGCGCGCCGGGCCTTTAG
- a CDS encoding exodeoxyribonuclease III, whose product MRVATWNINSIGARLPKLLEWLERAAPDAVCLQELKSTPEAYPLKELEEAGYTSAVNAGGRWNGVAILSKVGLDDVTVGLTPGPGFPEADGPHEARAISATCGGVRLWSVYVPNGREVDNPHYAYKLEWLGALRAAVAADAAGPRPFAVLGDFNVAPTDKDVWDISLFGENSTHVTQAERDAVTALEGVGLREVMPRALKYDVPFTYWDYRELGFPKNKGMRIDLVYGNAPFAAAVSDSYVDREARKGKGTSDHAPVVVDLDV is encoded by the coding sequence ATGAGGGTCGCCACCTGGAACATCAACTCGATCGGGGCCCGGCTGCCCAAGCTGCTCGAGTGGCTGGAGCGGGCCGCACCCGACGCGGTGTGCCTGCAGGAGCTGAAGTCCACCCCCGAGGCGTATCCGCTGAAGGAGCTTGAGGAGGCCGGCTACACCTCGGCCGTCAACGCGGGCGGGCGCTGGAACGGCGTCGCGATCCTGTCGAAGGTCGGCCTCGACGACGTCACCGTCGGCCTGACGCCGGGCCCGGGCTTCCCCGAGGCCGACGGCCCGCACGAGGCCCGGGCGATCTCCGCGACGTGCGGCGGCGTGCGGCTCTGGTCGGTGTACGTGCCCAACGGCCGCGAGGTGGACAACCCGCACTACGCCTACAAGCTGGAATGGCTGGGCGCGCTGCGTGCCGCGGTCGCCGCCGACGCGGCCGGCCCGCGGCCGTTCGCCGTGCTCGGCGACTTCAACGTCGCGCCCACCGACAAGGACGTCTGGGACATCTCGCTGTTCGGCGAGAACTCGACGCACGTGACGCAGGCGGAGCGGGACGCGGTCACCGCGCTGGAGGGTGTGGGGCTGCGCGAGGTGATGCCCCGGGCGCTCAAGTACGACGTGCCGTTCACCTACTGGGACTACCGCGAGCTGGGGTTCCCGAAGAACAAGGGCATGCGGATCGACCTCGTCTACGGCAACGCGCCGTTCGCCGCCGCGGTCTCCGACTCGTACGTCGACCGCGAGGCCCGCAAGGGCAAGGGCACCAGCGACCACGCACCGGTCGTGGTGGACCTCGACGTGTAG
- a CDS encoding DUF5925 domain-containing protein, with protein MPRQTPRPPDGAPNSAGDDPSTLLPFVFGLDDADTPYDAVDGLALAAFLTGAQPWARTTRLDRVKPGARLVPRGARVVRAVEEDDRSSQLAVGDGWTLRSVRWRSGGGEVTVTAVDEKVGRAVLKKAVKGAAADPPPKDEAVAMGFWYFSARRGPYRTTRAITAAPWEDIRRNYTGPTAGAFDRLMKVTPDDVSGRLILLHGPPGTGKTTALRALARAWQDWCRMDCVLDPEALFGDTGYLMDVAIGRGDEDEESHDKSKKQKWRLLVLEDCDELIRGEAKRSAGQALSRLLNLTDGLLGQGRNVMVAITTNESLGRLHPAVVRPGRCLAQIDVGPLEFAEAREWLGTADGIGTHATLAELYALRNGAAPVEIERPRHGGEGLYL; from the coding sequence ATGCCTCGCCAGACGCCCCGCCCACCGGATGGGGCGCCGAATTCAGCCGGTGACGACCCATCAACGCTGTTGCCCTTCGTGTTCGGACTCGACGACGCGGACACCCCGTACGACGCCGTGGACGGACTCGCCCTCGCCGCCTTCCTGACCGGCGCCCAGCCCTGGGCCAGGACCACCCGCCTGGATCGGGTCAAGCCCGGCGCCCGACTCGTCCCGCGCGGCGCCAGAGTGGTCCGCGCCGTGGAGGAGGACGACCGTTCCTCCCAACTCGCCGTCGGCGACGGCTGGACCCTGCGGTCGGTGCGCTGGCGCAGCGGCGGCGGCGAGGTGACCGTGACCGCCGTCGACGAGAAGGTCGGCCGCGCGGTGTTGAAGAAGGCGGTCAAGGGCGCGGCGGCCGACCCGCCGCCCAAGGACGAGGCCGTGGCGATGGGCTTTTGGTACTTCTCCGCCCGGCGCGGCCCGTACCGCACCACCCGGGCGATCACCGCCGCGCCCTGGGAGGACATCCGCCGCAACTACACGGGGCCCACCGCCGGCGCGTTCGACCGGCTGATGAAGGTCACGCCCGACGACGTGTCGGGGCGGTTGATCCTGCTGCACGGGCCGCCCGGCACCGGCAAGACCACGGCGCTGCGCGCGCTGGCCCGCGCGTGGCAGGACTGGTGTCGGATGGACTGCGTCCTGGACCCCGAGGCGCTGTTCGGCGACACCGGCTACCTGATGGACGTCGCGATCGGGCGCGGCGACGAGGACGAGGAGTCGCACGACAAGTCGAAGAAGCAGAAGTGGCGGCTGCTGGTCCTGGAGGACTGCGACGAGTTGATCCGGGGCGAGGCCAAACGCTCGGCGGGTCAGGCGCTGTCCCGGCTGCTCAACCTCACCGACGGCCTGCTCGGCCAGGGGCGCAACGTGATGGTCGCGATCACCACCAACGAGAGCCTGGGCCGGCTGCACCCGGCGGTGGTCCGCCCCGGTCGTTGTCTGGCCCAGATCGACGTCGGCCCGCTGGAATTCGCCGAGGCGCGCGAATGGCTGGGCACCGCCGACGGCATCGGTACACACGCGACGCTGGCCGAGTTGTACGCGCTGCGCAACGGGGCGGCGCCGGTGGAGATCGAACGGCCCCGGCACGGGGGCGAAGGGCTGTATCTGTAG
- a CDS encoding GntR family transcriptional regulator, which yields MVITIDPASSVAPFEQIRGQLADQARAGTLPAGTRLPTVRGLAGELGLAPNTVARAYRELEADGVIETRGRSGSFVAAVGDHAHRAASEAALEYAHRAHRLGLTRDEAIGAALGAVEAAYPR from the coding sequence ATGGTGATCACCATCGATCCGGCCTCGTCCGTCGCACCGTTCGAGCAGATTCGGGGGCAGCTCGCCGATCAGGCCCGGGCCGGCACGCTGCCCGCCGGCACCAGACTGCCGACCGTACGCGGGTTGGCCGGCGAACTCGGCCTGGCACCCAACACGGTCGCGCGCGCCTATCGCGAGTTGGAGGCGGACGGCGTGATCGAGACCCGGGGCCGCTCGGGCAGCTTCGTCGCCGCGGTCGGGGACCACGCCCACCGGGCGGCGAGCGAGGCCGCGCTCGAATACGCGCACCGCGCACACCGGCTCGGCCTGACCCGCGACGAGGCGATCGGCGCCGCACTGGGCGCGGTCGAGGCGGCCTATCCGCGCTGA